The Alteromonas stellipolaris genome includes a region encoding these proteins:
- the alaS gene encoding alanine--tRNA ligase, which translates to MTLSTADLRQKFKDYFQSHGHQPVASSSLVPADDPTLLFTNAGMNQFKDTFLGAEKRSYTRAVSSQRCVRAGGKHNDLENVGYTARHHTFFEMLGNFSFGDYFKKEAIEFAWNFLTKEIGLPKEKLLVTVYSEDEEAFDIWENHIGVPKEKIIRISTSDNFWSMGDTGPCGPCSEIFYDHGAHIWGGPPGTPEEDGDRFIEIWNLVFMQYNKQADGTMEALPKPSIDTGMGLERISAILQNVHSNYEIDLFQNLIQAAATIVGSEDLENKSLRVIADHIRSCSFLICDGVMPSNEGRGYVLRRIIRRAVRHGYQLGASDIFFYKLASALSKEMGEAYPELVDQLPVVEKVLRVEEEQFSKTLARGMAMLNDTLETLEGDTIPGDVVFKLYDTYGFPTDLTNDVAREHDLKIDVEGFESAMQAQRARAQQASNFGADYNNTLTIDHATSFTGYSDVEGEANIVELIADNAFCERLEDGQEGVVVLDQTPFYAESGGQSGDKGVLRVANGEFIVTDTQKMGNAFAHKGKVKGTITKGERVTSAIDNSNRDAVKKNHSATHLLHAALRETLGEHVTQKGSLVEAQRLRFDFSHFEAVTPAQLIQVERRVNEEIRANHALKTQLMGLDEAKASGAMALFGEKYDEKVRVVTMGPFSVELCGGTHVNRTGDIGLFKITSEAGIASGVRRIEAITGEQALYYVQDQQATLTELSSLLKTDTQNLVERVVAVQTHTKELEKSLTSATQKLASQQGADMLNNAIEINGVKVLIAKLEGVEAKSLRSMMDDIKNRIGEGIVVLGVASEDKVNLITGVTKNLTGKVKAGELVNFIAAQVGGKGGGRPDMAQAGGDKPEHLSTALESVNAWLEDKL; encoded by the coding sequence ATGACATTATCAACTGCTGACTTACGCCAAAAGTTTAAAGATTATTTTCAGAGTCATGGTCACCAGCCTGTGGCTAGCTCGTCTCTCGTTCCAGCAGATGATCCAACGCTTCTTTTTACTAACGCGGGAATGAACCAGTTTAAAGATACGTTTTTAGGTGCGGAAAAACGTAGCTACACGCGTGCGGTTTCTTCTCAGCGCTGTGTTCGTGCTGGTGGTAAGCATAATGATTTAGAAAACGTTGGTTATACCGCCCGTCACCATACTTTCTTTGAAATGCTAGGTAACTTCAGCTTTGGTGATTATTTCAAAAAAGAAGCCATTGAGTTTGCATGGAATTTCTTAACAAAAGAAATTGGCCTTCCAAAAGAAAAGCTTCTGGTTACCGTTTATTCAGAAGACGAAGAAGCCTTTGATATTTGGGAAAACCACATTGGTGTGCCTAAAGAAAAGATTATCCGCATCAGTACATCAGATAACTTCTGGTCTATGGGTGACACAGGGCCATGTGGTCCGTGTTCAGAAATATTTTACGACCATGGTGCGCATATTTGGGGTGGGCCTCCAGGAACACCAGAAGAAGATGGCGATCGTTTCATCGAAATCTGGAACCTGGTATTCATGCAATACAACAAGCAAGCTGATGGCACGATGGAAGCATTGCCTAAGCCGTCTATCGATACCGGTATGGGACTTGAGCGTATTTCAGCTATCTTGCAAAACGTGCATAGCAACTACGAAATCGACTTGTTCCAAAACTTAATTCAAGCGGCGGCCACTATTGTGGGCAGTGAAGATTTAGAGAATAAATCGTTACGGGTTATTGCCGATCATATTCGTTCTTGTAGCTTCTTAATTTGTGATGGTGTGATGCCATCTAACGAAGGCCGAGGCTATGTACTTCGTCGTATTATTCGCCGTGCTGTACGCCATGGTTACCAGTTAGGTGCCAGCGATATTTTCTTCTACAAATTGGCTTCAGCACTAAGCAAAGAAATGGGTGAAGCTTACCCAGAGCTTGTAGACCAATTACCGGTAGTTGAAAAAGTATTACGAGTAGAGGAAGAGCAGTTCAGCAAGACCTTAGCCCGTGGTATGGCAATGCTAAACGATACGCTAGAAACCCTTGAAGGTGACACTATTCCAGGTGATGTGGTGTTTAAGCTTTATGACACTTATGGCTTTCCTACAGACCTCACTAACGATGTTGCCCGTGAACACGATCTTAAAATTGATGTGGAAGGGTTTGAAAGTGCTATGCAGGCACAGCGCGCCCGTGCGCAACAAGCCAGTAACTTTGGTGCCGATTATAACAATACGCTGACTATAGACCATGCGACATCCTTCACCGGTTACAGTGATGTTGAAGGCGAAGCAAATATTGTAGAGCTTATTGCAGATAATGCGTTTTGTGAGCGTTTAGAAGACGGTCAAGAAGGGGTTGTGGTATTAGATCAAACGCCTTTTTACGCAGAAAGCGGCGGTCAGTCTGGTGATAAAGGGGTACTTCGTGTCGCGAATGGCGAGTTTATCGTTACCGATACCCAAAAAATGGGTAACGCTTTTGCGCATAAAGGGAAAGTAAAGGGCACCATCACAAAAGGTGAGCGTGTTACTTCTGCAATTGATAACTCAAACCGTGATGCTGTGAAGAAAAATCACAGTGCTACACATTTACTTCACGCAGCACTTCGCGAAACGTTAGGTGAGCACGTTACCCAGAAAGGTTCGTTAGTAGAAGCTCAGCGTTTGCGCTTTGACTTCTCTCACTTTGAAGCGGTAACACCAGCGCAACTTATTCAAGTTGAGCGCAGAGTTAACGAAGAAATTCGTGCCAACCATGCGTTGAAAACCCAATTAATGGGTTTGGATGAAGCCAAAGCATCAGGGGCAATGGCGTTGTTCGGTGAAAAGTACGACGAGAAAGTACGTGTAGTCACTATGGGACCTTTCTCTGTAGAACTATGTGGTGGAACGCATGTTAACCGTACTGGCGATATTGGTTTATTCAAAATCACCAGCGAAGCGGGTATAGCATCAGGTGTACGCCGTATAGAAGCGATTACTGGTGAGCAGGCGCTATATTATGTTCAAGACCAGCAAGCAACCTTGACAGAGCTGTCTAGTTTGTTAAAAACCGATACGCAAAACTTGGTTGAACGGGTAGTTGCAGTACAAACTCATACTAAAGAACTAGAGAAATCACTCACTTCTGCCACACAAAAACTGGCGAGTCAGCAAGGTGCTGATATGCTTAATAACGCTATTGAAATAAACGGCGTAAAAGTACTTATTGCTAAGTTAGAAGGTGTTGAAGCGAAATCACTGCGCTCAATGATGGATGATATTAAAAACCGAATTGGCGAAGGCATCGTAGTACTAGGTGTGGCAAGTGAAGATAAGGTCAATCTTATCACCGGGGTGACGAAAAACCTTACCGGTAAAGTGAAAGCAGGAGAACTGGTTAACTTTATCGCCGCGCAGGTTGGTGGAAAAGGGGGAGGTCGCCCTGATATGGCTCAAGCGGGTGGCGATAAGCCAGAGCATCTAAGCACTGCGTTAGAATCAGTTAACGCTTGGTTAGAAGATAAGCTATAA
- a CDS encoding GNAT family N-acetyltransferase, translating to MEYKVKVVDAVSDVPQATWDMLAEGEGPFLRYDFLNALEQSACCDEASGWFPQHLVIEQAPATDQAAINKDACPSSDESAVIAIIPGYLKTHSYGEYVFDHSWANAYHQHGIPYYPKWVAAIPFTPVSGSRILTHEKAPFSDTLLALISQTVQSMGEEAVSSCHWLFTNARTQGFLGNHSGLLTRYAVQFQWHNYQYDSFDSFLNALTSRKRRDMKKTQRKLVEQGIHYRHLTGSEITDEVLDFFLQCYQATYLKRSGHTGYLNEDFFRQLRDTMAKNMLIVTAYKHDSPIASALFFFDDTGLYGRYWGALEEVSGLHFACCYFEGIAFAIEKKLPLFNPGTQGEHKILRGFEPIYCQSQHQLFAAPFHDAVASFLQQESEHIVAYFNQAQDVLPFNNDITPTLKTTNTPNPLLAVNNHNEKTI from the coding sequence ATGGAATATAAGGTAAAAGTTGTCGATGCGGTGTCGGATGTTCCCCAAGCTACATGGGATATGCTTGCCGAAGGCGAAGGCCCATTTTTACGTTACGACTTTTTAAATGCGTTAGAACAAAGTGCGTGCTGCGATGAAGCGTCAGGCTGGTTCCCGCAACATCTTGTCATTGAACAAGCGCCCGCGACCGACCAAGCCGCTATTAACAAGGATGCGTGCCCTTCGTCTGATGAAAGCGCAGTAATAGCCATTATTCCCGGCTATTTAAAAACGCATAGTTACGGCGAATATGTATTCGACCATTCGTGGGCAAATGCATATCACCAGCATGGTATTCCTTATTATCCGAAATGGGTTGCTGCTATTCCTTTTACGCCGGTCTCTGGTTCGCGAATTCTAACGCATGAAAAGGCGCCGTTTAGTGACACGCTTTTAGCCCTTATTTCTCAAACCGTACAGTCCATGGGCGAAGAAGCCGTCTCTTCCTGTCATTGGCTCTTTACCAATGCCCGCACTCAAGGGTTTCTCGGTAATCATTCAGGCTTGCTCACCCGCTACGCCGTTCAATTTCAATGGCACAACTACCAATACGACAGTTTTGACAGCTTTCTAAATGCGCTAACATCCCGTAAGCGTCGAGATATGAAAAAAACACAACGAAAGCTTGTTGAACAAGGCATTCATTACCGTCATTTAACCGGCAGTGAAATAACCGATGAGGTGCTCGACTTTTTCTTGCAGTGCTATCAAGCAACATATTTAAAGCGCAGCGGGCATACTGGCTATTTAAATGAGGATTTTTTTAGACAGTTGCGCGATACCATGGCCAAGAACATGCTTATTGTCACTGCATACAAACATGACTCTCCTATAGCCAGCGCTTTGTTCTTTTTTGATGATACTGGCTTATATGGCAGATATTGGGGCGCACTTGAGGAAGTCAGCGGGTTGCATTTTGCCTGCTGCTATTTTGAAGGTATTGCTTTTGCGATTGAAAAAAAGCTTCCACTTTTTAACCCTGGCACCCAAGGCGAACACAAAATTCTTCGTGGTTTTGAACCTATTTACTGCCAATCGCAACACCAACTATTTGCGGCCCCCTTTCATGATGCTGTAGCGTCATTTTTACAACAAGAATCAGAACATATTGTGGCGTATTTCAATCAGGCCCAAGATGTTTTACCTTTTAATAACGATATAACACCTACCCTAAAAACGACAAACACCCCTAATCCTTTATTAGCGGTGAATAATCATAATGAGAAAACGATATGA
- a CDS encoding M13 family metallopeptidase — protein sequence MKQKLLALAIAASLGLAGCGQPEQNKQQAADKMAMEEEMGQAELGSFGVDLTARNEAVKPGDDFFMYAGGTWYDNYELPADKTRFGAFTALAERSEEQVKNIIDGLMEKENLNADEQLVHDFFVSFMDVETLNEKGLTPISDVLSSIDAIASTKDLTEVFGKSWLTGASSPIDTGMWYNRLDPNEYQLSVGVGGLSLPDRDYYISDHERFVKIREAYLAHIEQMLNFAGVENAAEEAATILQLETEIANIQWPREKRRDRDLTLNQIERSKLTDAYPQFDWDTFLAQTGFKAPELNITQPEPINDVIDIINETSLDDWKAYLTYHTIKNNAGLLSEDVYLANFDFYGTTLSGQQEPRPRWKRAVSQMAGTESLGFAIGKIYVTEYFPESSKAQMAELVENLRTALNERIDNLDWMSEDTKVNAKEKLMAFRPKIGYPDKWQSFDGLTINSDDLLGNVRNLREFFKAEGIAKELEKTDRERWGMTPQRVNAYYNSSFNEIVFPAAILQPPFFDPNADAAVNYGAIGAVIGHEMGHGFDDQGSKSDAKGIQRNWWTDEDRAAFEKKANMLAEQYNQYEPIEGNFVNGRNSLGENIGDVGGLSMAYHAYKLSLNGEEAPVIDGLTGDQRFFLAWAQVWREKRTEESMLNQLRGGTHAPGRYRAQAPRNHDAWYEAFNVQPGDDLYLPPEERVRIW from the coding sequence ATGAAACAAAAACTACTCGCGCTAGCCATAGCAGCTTCGTTGGGCTTAGCAGGCTGTGGTCAACCAGAACAAAATAAACAACAAGCAGCTGACAAGATGGCAATGGAAGAAGAAATGGGTCAGGCTGAACTCGGTTCATTTGGCGTAGATTTAACTGCCCGGAACGAAGCGGTTAAACCTGGTGATGACTTCTTCATGTACGCTGGCGGTACCTGGTACGACAATTACGAGCTTCCTGCTGATAAAACCCGATTTGGTGCATTTACAGCCCTAGCCGAGCGCAGTGAAGAGCAGGTTAAAAATATTATTGACGGGTTAATGGAAAAAGAAAACTTGAATGCTGATGAGCAGCTTGTTCATGATTTCTTTGTGTCTTTTATGGACGTAGAAACCCTTAATGAAAAAGGCCTTACACCTATTTCTGATGTGTTGTCGTCTATTGATGCTATTGCTTCAACCAAAGATTTAACCGAAGTATTTGGAAAAAGTTGGCTCACCGGTGCTAGCTCTCCTATTGATACTGGCATGTGGTACAACCGTTTAGATCCCAATGAGTACCAGCTTAGCGTTGGTGTTGGCGGTCTTAGCTTACCCGATCGCGATTACTACATTAGCGATCACGAAAGGTTCGTAAAAATTCGTGAAGCTTACCTTGCCCACATTGAACAGATGTTAAACTTTGCAGGCGTTGAAAATGCCGCAGAGGAAGCTGCCACCATTCTTCAACTTGAAACCGAAATAGCAAACATTCAGTGGCCTCGTGAAAAACGCCGCGACCGCGACCTTACATTGAACCAAATTGAACGCAGCAAACTTACCGATGCTTATCCTCAATTTGATTGGGACACTTTTCTAGCACAAACCGGCTTTAAAGCCCCTGAACTTAATATCACCCAACCTGAACCCATTAATGATGTCATTGATATTATCAATGAAACTAGCCTAGATGATTGGAAGGCTTACCTGACTTACCACACCATTAAAAACAACGCTGGCTTACTATCAGAAGATGTTTATTTAGCCAACTTTGATTTCTATGGCACCACGTTGAGTGGTCAGCAGGAGCCTCGCCCTCGCTGGAAGCGTGCCGTAAGCCAAATGGCTGGTACTGAATCTTTAGGGTTTGCCATTGGTAAGATATACGTTACTGAGTACTTCCCTGAAAGTTCGAAAGCACAAATGGCCGAGCTGGTTGAAAATTTACGCACGGCACTGAACGAACGTATCGATAACCTAGATTGGATGAGTGAAGACACCAAAGTTAATGCGAAAGAAAAGCTGATGGCGTTTCGCCCTAAGATTGGCTACCCAGACAAATGGCAATCTTTCGACGGGTTAACTATCAACAGTGATGACTTGCTAGGAAACGTGCGTAATCTTAGAGAGTTTTTCAAAGCTGAAGGTATTGCGAAAGAGCTAGAAAAAACCGACCGTGAGCGTTGGGGCATGACGCCACAACGTGTTAACGCGTATTACAACAGTTCGTTTAACGAAATTGTATTCCCTGCTGCTATCCTCCAACCACCGTTTTTCGATCCTAATGCTGATGCCGCAGTAAATTATGGCGCAATTGGCGCGGTTATAGGTCATGAAATGGGCCACGGTTTTGACGATCAGGGTTCTAAGTCTGATGCCAAGGGTATTCAGCGTAACTGGTGGACTGACGAAGACCGCGCTGCGTTTGAGAAAAAAGCCAATATGCTGGCCGAGCAATACAATCAATACGAGCCGATTGAAGGTAACTTCGTTAATGGTCGTAACAGCTTAGGCGAAAACATTGGTGATGTAGGTGGTTTGTCTATGGCTTATCACGCTTACAAACTAAGCTTAAATGGTGAAGAAGCACCGGTTATTGATGGCCTAACTGGCGATCAGCGTTTCTTCCTTGCATGGGCGCAAGTGTGGCGTGAAAAGCGGACCGAAGAGAGTATGTTGAACCAGTTACGTGGTGGAACACATGCACCGGGACGCTACCGTGCGCAAGCACCACGAAACCACGATGCTTGGTATGAAGCCTTTAACGTGCAACCTGGCGATGATTTGTATCTTCCGCCAGAAGAACGAGTTCGTATTTGGTAA
- a CDS encoding TonB-dependent receptor domain-containing protein, giving the protein MTRYHLIALSVLAGLSGISNSHAEAIAEDKSNEIEEITVVGRSVSYANNAASDDMQKQQANLSSVLAVVDNLPGVLINEGDTFGADDWSTSIVIRGFQVNLNEQQIGMTVDGIANGNSNYGGGAKANRYIDTENLQTIEVSQGTSDIASRSHEALGGTLNFTTINPSDEEGVVASVTAGEFDASKYYVRYDTGEILKDTYAWISLSTQESSDFMDQVAENTRDHLALKITSMVEDVALTGYVSYDDTHEENYQRIYSLEQYAQNPDWDQLTSEWTGIPYQDQSYRRGWSTLRENLLAYLKAEFSIGAVDMSTSVYYHENEGRGDWVPPYLVDVKDDGADGHSELVNGNTVYGGSALGNIYFVDRDGMQLSPIAGCASSITFPYGGAGAEYDPSCHEQGAIPVGSYRHTHYNKERIGFNADGIWYAKLGEFDNTLRFGLWWEDYERDEYRDWHKITDSAIGYNFNNSPYWVQYDRSFPIDTLMYYVEDEIDFGIAKVRLGAKRFNVDIAKNDNFDSANNLEVNSDSDTLFSAGFVAPIAIDGLELFAGYGENFASIKDAQLERDDTDLRFIEPETAENIDVGLRYSSAKFNANITYYTIEFNNRIQFTSNETASGIDFLEAAAGGYRNVGGIESSGFEMSADFAITDNLTVFTSLTLSESEYIETIGGTGTQYDSLASAQAAIDDATNAEASLVAVKGNTVIGTPDTMAVISLDWSKNNYFAGISTKYVDSRFIDIYNTAEVDDYLVSDLYIGGYISNIGQGMEELEVRLTVNNLLDEDYASTIAPNAFWIGAPRAVAINARLTF; this is encoded by the coding sequence ATGACGCGTTACCATCTTATTGCACTTAGTGTACTTGCCGGATTATCAGGTATTTCAAATAGCCATGCAGAAGCTATTGCCGAAGATAAATCTAATGAAATAGAAGAAATTACTGTTGTTGGGCGAAGTGTGTCATACGCGAATAACGCGGCTTCTGACGACATGCAAAAACAACAAGCTAATTTAAGTAGTGTGCTTGCCGTGGTAGATAACTTACCGGGTGTGTTAATTAACGAAGGTGATACCTTTGGGGCCGATGATTGGTCTACTTCTATTGTTATTCGTGGCTTTCAAGTTAACCTTAACGAACAGCAAATCGGTATGACGGTAGATGGCATTGCCAATGGCAACTCGAACTACGGCGGCGGTGCTAAAGCAAACCGTTATATTGATACCGAAAATTTACAAACTATCGAAGTTTCACAAGGTACGTCTGATATTGCTTCTCGCTCTCATGAAGCGCTAGGCGGTACGCTAAACTTTACTACTATCAACCCGAGCGATGAAGAAGGGGTTGTCGCGAGCGTGACGGCGGGGGAGTTTGATGCATCTAAGTATTATGTGCGTTATGACACTGGCGAAATCTTAAAAGATACGTACGCGTGGATCAGCCTTTCTACGCAAGAAAGCAGCGACTTTATGGATCAAGTGGCTGAAAATACCCGTGATCACCTGGCGTTGAAAATAACCTCTATGGTGGAAGACGTTGCGCTAACGGGCTATGTCTCGTATGACGATACCCATGAAGAAAACTACCAACGTATATATAGCCTAGAGCAATATGCACAAAATCCAGACTGGGATCAGCTCACCAGTGAATGGACTGGCATTCCTTACCAAGACCAATCTTATCGTCGTGGCTGGTCTACCTTACGTGAAAATCTATTAGCTTACTTAAAAGCAGAGTTTTCTATTGGCGCGGTCGATATGTCGACAAGTGTCTATTATCACGAAAACGAAGGACGTGGGGATTGGGTACCACCGTATCTTGTAGACGTAAAAGATGACGGCGCTGATGGCCACTCAGAGTTGGTCAACGGAAACACGGTTTACGGTGGTAGTGCACTTGGCAATATCTACTTTGTGGACCGCGATGGTATGCAACTTTCTCCTATTGCTGGCTGTGCAAGTTCAATTACCTTCCCTTATGGCGGTGCAGGGGCCGAGTACGACCCAAGCTGTCACGAACAAGGTGCAATTCCAGTTGGCTCATACCGACATACACATTACAACAAAGAGCGTATTGGCTTTAATGCCGATGGTATCTGGTACGCCAAGTTAGGTGAGTTCGATAATACGCTTCGCTTTGGATTGTGGTGGGAAGATTATGAGCGTGATGAGTACCGAGATTGGCACAAAATCACCGATTCAGCGATTGGTTACAATTTTAATAACTCGCCTTACTGGGTGCAGTATGATCGCAGTTTCCCTATTGATACCTTAATGTATTACGTTGAAGACGAAATTGATTTTGGAATAGCGAAAGTACGTCTAGGCGCTAAGCGCTTTAATGTTGATATTGCAAAAAATGATAACTTCGACAGCGCCAATAACCTTGAAGTTAATTCTGATTCAGACACGTTGTTTTCTGCTGGTTTTGTAGCGCCTATCGCAATAGATGGGTTGGAACTCTTCGCTGGCTACGGTGAAAACTTTGCATCAATAAAAGACGCACAACTTGAGCGCGACGATACGGATTTACGCTTTATTGAACCAGAAACTGCAGAGAACATTGATGTAGGTCTACGTTACTCAAGCGCTAAGTTCAATGCCAATATTACTTACTACACCATTGAGTTTAATAACCGCATTCAATTCACCAGTAATGAAACTGCTAGCGGTATAGACTTTTTAGAAGCTGCGGCAGGTGGATATCGAAATGTAGGCGGGATTGAATCTAGCGGTTTTGAAATGTCTGCTGACTTTGCGATTACCGACAACCTCACTGTCTTTACCTCGCTTACATTAAGTGAATCGGAATACATTGAAACCATTGGTGGCACAGGTACTCAGTACGATTCACTAGCAAGTGCCCAAGCCGCTATTGACGATGCAACTAATGCTGAAGCGTCGTTAGTGGCGGTGAAAGGGAATACGGTTATTGGTACACCAGATACCATGGCAGTTATCAGCCTTGACTGGAGTAAAAACAATTATTTTGCAGGTATATCGACAAAGTATGTCGACTCTCGTTTCATCGATATTTACAATACTGCTGAAGTAGATGACTATTTGGTTAGCGACCTTTATATTGGTGGATACATCAGCAATATAGGTCAAGGCATGGAAGAGCTTGAAGTGCGCCTAACTGTAAATAACCTGCTAGATGAAGACTATGCGTCTACCATTGCCCCTAATGCATTTTGGATTGGTGCGCCACGAGCGGTCGCCATTAATGCACGTTTAACGTTTTAA
- the betI gene encoding transcriptional regulator BetI, translating into MPKVGMEPIRKQQLIDATLVVIAEHGFHSATISLISKQAGLSTGIISHYFGDKQGLIEAAMRYLLEKLKLQGDFSSHIDRLDAIIESNFSGEQQESSATNTWLNFWALSLHNKGLHRLQRINHKRLESNLTYSFANLIPREHAKEAALSTAAMIDGFWLRNALEGEKQNNKENVIRTSNAVKRYVRLVVSQYQ; encoded by the coding sequence ATGCCTAAAGTAGGAATGGAGCCCATTCGAAAGCAGCAGCTAATCGATGCCACTTTGGTGGTCATAGCTGAACACGGGTTTCACAGCGCCACAATTAGTTTAATTAGTAAACAAGCGGGTCTTTCAACCGGTATTATTAGCCATTATTTTGGTGATAAACAGGGGCTGATTGAAGCTGCTATGCGATATTTGTTAGAAAAGTTGAAACTGCAGGGTGATTTTAGCAGCCATATAGATCGCTTAGACGCCATTATTGAAAGCAATTTCTCCGGTGAACAGCAAGAATCCTCAGCCACCAATACATGGTTGAATTTTTGGGCGTTATCACTGCACAACAAAGGCTTACACCGTCTTCAACGAATAAACCACAAACGGTTAGAAAGTAACTTAACTTATAGTTTTGCAAACCTTATTCCTAGGGAGCATGCCAAAGAGGCTGCGTTGTCTACCGCAGCTATGATAGATGGTTTTTGGTTACGCAATGCCCTTGAAGGTGAAAAGCAAAATAATAAGGAAAATGTAATTAGGACGAGTAACGCAGTGAAGCGTTATGTACGATTGGTAGTATCACAATATCAATAA
- a CDS encoding regulatory protein RecX: protein MSEFDRKFITDAITRMLARREHSFSEICRKLSQKGIESEAFMPVLEAFREADIQSDDRFAESRARALYMKGSGPRKIKLDLQQYGVDELAAERALDEIEPDWFEKAKWVKEKKFGPFKETDFKLLMKQKQFLQYRGFYSEHIEYAVKGE, encoded by the coding sequence ATGTCAGAATTTGACAGAAAATTCATTACCGACGCGATTACCCGCATGCTTGCACGACGAGAGCATAGCTTTTCAGAGATTTGCCGCAAGCTTTCACAAAAAGGCATCGAAAGTGAGGCTTTTATGCCTGTACTGGAAGCCTTTCGGGAGGCGGATATCCAAAGTGACGATCGCTTCGCTGAAAGTCGCGCACGCGCTTTGTACATGAAGGGCTCTGGCCCTAGAAAAATTAAACTCGATTTGCAGCAATACGGGGTGGATGAACTTGCCGCTGAACGGGCCCTTGATGAAATAGAGCCTGACTGGTTTGAAAAAGCGAAATGGGTTAAAGAAAAAAAGTTTGGCCCCTTCAAAGAAACTGATTTTAAATTACTGATGAAGCAAAAGCAGTTTCTTCAATATCGTGGTTTTTACAGCGAACATATTGAATATGCCGTCAAGGGTGAATAA